The Nicotiana tabacum cultivar K326 chromosome 14, ASM71507v2, whole genome shotgun sequence genome contains a region encoding:
- the LOC107776426 gene encoding putative serine protease EDA2 isoform X1 → MKLKNSRTLLVALFFLQLLRISNGISTSQLLQQISSQNNKYLTKEEHWFNQSLDHFSPYDHRTFGQRYYEFLDYFRIPDGPIFLKICGESACNGIPNDYLSVLAKKFGAAVVTLEHRYYGKSSPFKSLTTGNLKYLSSKQALFDLAAFRNFYQESLSVKLNRSNIENPWFFFGISYPGALSAWFRLKFPHLTCGSLASSAVVEAVYSFSDFDKQVGESAGPECKAALQEITQLVETRLASNRKDLKALFGADELRIDGDFLYFLADAAVTAFQYGSPDKLCIPLLEAKKSGEDLVNAYATYVKEYYIKTLGVSVKTYDQENLKNTAVNGDTSDRLWWFQVCTEVAYFQVAPSNDSIRSSKVDTRYHLDLCRNVFGAGIYPEVDATNLYYGGTKIAGSKIIFTNGSQDPWRHASKQTSSPEMPSYIVSCHNCGHGTDLRGCPQSPLVPEGDAKNCSSPDAVRKVREKIVEHIDLWLSQCQVSGRSWM, encoded by the exons ATGAAGCTAAAAAATAGCAGAACTCTACTTGTTGCTTTGTTCTTCTTACAGTTGCTTAGAATCTCAAACGGAATCTCAACTTCTCAGCTTCTTCAGCAAATCAGCTCACAGAACAACAAGTACTTGACCAAAGAAGAACACTGGTTCAATCAGTCTCTTGATCATTTTTCTCCTTAC GATCATCGGACATTCGGACAGAGGTACTATGAGTTTCTTGACTATTTCCGAATTCCTGATGGAcccatatttttgaaaatttgtgGAGAATCTGCTTGCAACGGAATACCGAATGATTACCTCAGT GTTTTGGCGAAGAAGTTTGGAGCTGCTGTCGTTACTCTTGAGCATCGGTATTATGGGAAGAGTTCACCCTTCAAATCCTTAACAACTGGGAATCTGAAATATCTGTCATCAAAACAGGCACTTTTTGATTTGGCAGCTTTCAGGAATTTCTATCAG GAATCCTTGAGCGTGAAGCTCAACAGATCCAATATTGAAAACCCATGGTTTTTCTTTGGTATTTCATACCCAGGAGCCCTTAGTGCATGGTTCCGGCTGAAGTTTCCTCACCTGACTTGTGGAAGTCTTGCAAGCTCTGCAGTAGTTGAAGCAGTTTACAGCTTCTCAGATTTTGACAAGCAG GTTGGCGAATCTGCTGGTCCAGAATGTAAAGCAGCATTGCAAGAAATTACTCAACTAGTAGAAACAAGGCTTGCGTCAAATCGCAAGGACCTTAAAGCGTTGTTTGGTGCTGATGAG CTGAGGATTGATGGTGACTTCCTGTACTTTCTGGCAGATGCTGCAGTTACAGCG TTTCAATATGGAAGTCCAGACAAACTATGCATCCCACTACTTGAAGCAAAGAAATCTGGGGAAGATTTAGTG AATGCATATGCCACTTATGTAAAGGAGTATTACATTAAGACTTTGGGGGTCAGCGTCAAAACATACGATCAGGAAAATCTGAAGAACACTGCTGTAAATGGTGATACTTCTGATCGCTTGTGGTGGTTCCAGGTCTGCACAGAAGTTGCATATTTTCAGGTTGCACCCTCGAATGATAGTATTCGCTCTTCTAAAGTTGATACCAG ATACCATTTGGACCTCTGCAGGAATGTCTTCGGAGCCGGTATCTATCCTGAAGTTGATGCAACAAACTTGTACTATGGAGGAACCAAAATTGCGG GGTCAAAGATTATCTTCACCAATGGATCACAGGATCCCTGGCGACATGCGTCAAAACAGACTTCTTCCCCAGAGA TGCCTTCTTACATAGTCTCTTGCCATAACTGTGGCCATGGAACTGACCTGCGCGGCTGCCCCCAGTCTCCTTTAGTCCCTGAAG GTGACGCCAAAAACTGCAGTTCCCCTGATGCAGTTCGGAAAGTTAGGGAAAAGATTGTTGAACATATAGATTTGTGGCTGTCCCAGTGCCAGGTTTCAGGTAGGAGCTGGATGTGA
- the LOC107776426 gene encoding putative serine protease EDA2 isoform X2, whose amino-acid sequence MKLKNSRTLLVALFFLQLLRISNGISTSQLLQQISSQNNKYLTKEEHWFNQSLDHFSPYDHRTFGQRYYEFLDYFRIPDGPIFLKICGESACNGIPNDYLSVLAKKFGAAVVTLEHRYYGKSSPFKSLTTGNLKYLSSKQALFDLAAFRNFYQESLSVKLNRSNIENPWFFFGISYPGALSAWFRLKFPHLTCGSLASSAVVEAVYSFSDFDKQVGESAGPECKAALQEITQLVETRLASNRKDLKALFGADELRIDGDFLYFLADAAVTAFQYGSPDKLCIPLLEAKKSGEDLVNAYATYVKEYYIKTLGVSVKTYDQENLKNTAVNGDTSDRLWWFQVCTEVAYFQVAPSNDSIRSSKVDTRYHLDLCRNVFGAGIYPEVDATNLYYGGTKIAGSKIIFTNGSQDPWRHASKQTSSPEMPSYIVSCHNCGHGTDLRGCPQSPLVPEGDAKNCSSPDAVRKVREKIVEHIDLWLSQCQVSDV is encoded by the exons ATGAAGCTAAAAAATAGCAGAACTCTACTTGTTGCTTTGTTCTTCTTACAGTTGCTTAGAATCTCAAACGGAATCTCAACTTCTCAGCTTCTTCAGCAAATCAGCTCACAGAACAACAAGTACTTGACCAAAGAAGAACACTGGTTCAATCAGTCTCTTGATCATTTTTCTCCTTAC GATCATCGGACATTCGGACAGAGGTACTATGAGTTTCTTGACTATTTCCGAATTCCTGATGGAcccatatttttgaaaatttgtgGAGAATCTGCTTGCAACGGAATACCGAATGATTACCTCAGT GTTTTGGCGAAGAAGTTTGGAGCTGCTGTCGTTACTCTTGAGCATCGGTATTATGGGAAGAGTTCACCCTTCAAATCCTTAACAACTGGGAATCTGAAATATCTGTCATCAAAACAGGCACTTTTTGATTTGGCAGCTTTCAGGAATTTCTATCAG GAATCCTTGAGCGTGAAGCTCAACAGATCCAATATTGAAAACCCATGGTTTTTCTTTGGTATTTCATACCCAGGAGCCCTTAGTGCATGGTTCCGGCTGAAGTTTCCTCACCTGACTTGTGGAAGTCTTGCAAGCTCTGCAGTAGTTGAAGCAGTTTACAGCTTCTCAGATTTTGACAAGCAG GTTGGCGAATCTGCTGGTCCAGAATGTAAAGCAGCATTGCAAGAAATTACTCAACTAGTAGAAACAAGGCTTGCGTCAAATCGCAAGGACCTTAAAGCGTTGTTTGGTGCTGATGAG CTGAGGATTGATGGTGACTTCCTGTACTTTCTGGCAGATGCTGCAGTTACAGCG TTTCAATATGGAAGTCCAGACAAACTATGCATCCCACTACTTGAAGCAAAGAAATCTGGGGAAGATTTAGTG AATGCATATGCCACTTATGTAAAGGAGTATTACATTAAGACTTTGGGGGTCAGCGTCAAAACATACGATCAGGAAAATCTGAAGAACACTGCTGTAAATGGTGATACTTCTGATCGCTTGTGGTGGTTCCAGGTCTGCACAGAAGTTGCATATTTTCAGGTTGCACCCTCGAATGATAGTATTCGCTCTTCTAAAGTTGATACCAG ATACCATTTGGACCTCTGCAGGAATGTCTTCGGAGCCGGTATCTATCCTGAAGTTGATGCAACAAACTTGTACTATGGAGGAACCAAAATTGCGG GGTCAAAGATTATCTTCACCAATGGATCACAGGATCCCTGGCGACATGCGTCAAAACAGACTTCTTCCCCAGAGA TGCCTTCTTACATAGTCTCTTGCCATAACTGTGGCCATGGAACTGACCTGCGCGGCTGCCCCCAGTCTCCTTTAGTCCCTGAAG GTGACGCCAAAAACTGCAGTTCCCCTGATGCAGTTCGGAAAGTTAGGGAAAAGATTGTTGAACATATAGATTTGTGGCTGTCCCAGTGCCAGGTTTCAG ATGTATAG
- the LOC107806409 gene encoding uncharacterized protein LOC107806409 isoform X1, producing the protein MAESQPIGAPVALPGDTVLVTVNDTPIPVTMEVSTSATIGSEKRKRGRPPRGQARKPPPLKIQRVEEEEEEDVCFICFDGGSLVLCDRKGCPKAYHPACIKRDEAFFSSNAKWFCGWHICSVCQKASHYLCYTCTYSLCKGCIKNADYFCVRRNKGFCSMCMRTIMLIENKDQGNNGTVQVDFDDKGSWEYLFKLYWVYLKEKLSLTLSELTQAKNPWKESDRIHGELKYSHHVTNVKEQGSTIAQGQIREKQEAHGTNIFEKLGNRVAVDQAVKEQGSIMAQCEMSEKTDARETNILEKLGDRATVDQAVDGSGSETSIASLSTANSASTNISETDEVWHYRDPTGKMQGSFSMIQLRKWSKLGLFPLDMRIWTNDEYDDSVLLTDALNGLLHKAPLVHGKTSSRSQELGAASADGNVAERCGRSTGTGRECREMEVPCHRASKDSNGNAENARIDGLSVPFPKFLDLMNGSNVYSDKLQLCSPVPSSRHGEVHVALPSKERGLENVELHSAKGQVIQDSCGSKMCQITDSYNRKTQSNNQSYVGQSSGQNWGSSTSCRSSNNLDTGFVSGTNSKNLFEQKGNVNLPDRPSPTSNTSYDDIEAQAAEKLLSLSSGVPLRASDIHDWSTSTLKSYGEAKAGRVAENKASAPSKLSVQDSGPSWSSGSSLADERDGNTPTAEPSAEEWDSGLVSVSSLKPAEAVSDHVATPTPVADQLNYTSPSLQVSNLSNWQAAVNEPIEFSTLAEESVSDLLAEVDAMESQTQSGMGSPTSAMRFSEQMIPGYKNFILALFEDLSPTPDPAKSDGLSSNGDIKLPCQSPVTDELVGASQGDAFEPLKRSDGNSSNEQRNRN; encoded by the exons ATGGCCGAATCTCAGCCGATCGGAGCTCCGGTAGCCCTCCCCGGAGATACGGTGCTCGTTACTGTTAACGATACTCCGATTCCGGTGACTATGGAGGTTAGCACTTCAGCGACGATCGGCTCGGAGAAGCGGAAGCGAGGGCGGCCGCCACGTGGACAAGCAAGGAAGCCACCGCCGCTGAAGATTCAGCGagtggaggaggaagaagaagaagatgtttGCTTTATATGTTTCGATGGTGGTTCACtcgtgttatgcgatcgcaa GGGTTGTCCGAAGGCATACCATCCAGCTTGTATTAAGCGGGACGAGGCATTTTTCAGCTCCAATGCTAAATGGTTCTGTG GTTGGCATATTTGTAGTGTGTGTCAAAAGGCTTCACACTATTTGTGCTATACTTGTACATATTCATTGTGCAAGGGATGTATAAAAAATGCTGATTACTTCTGTGTTCGACGAAACAAAGGATTTTGCTCAATGTGCATGCGAACTATCATGCTGATTGAGAATAAAGACCAAGGAAACAACGGAACG GTTCAAGTAGATTTTGATGACAAAGGAAGCTGGGAGTATCTATTCAAGTTGTATTGGGTATACTTGAAAGAAAAGCTATCACTAACACTAAGTGAACTTACTCAAGCTAAAAATCCCTGGAAGGAATCAGATAGGATACATGGGGAGCTGAAATATAGTCATCATGTTACAAATG TTAAAGAACAGGGATCTACCATTGCTCAGGGCCAAATTAGGGAGAAACAAGAGGCTCATGGAACTAATATATTTGAGAAGCTAGGAAATCGAGTTGCGGTTGATCAGGCAGTTAAAGAACAGGGATCTATAATGGCTCAGTGCGAAATGAGTGAGAAAACAGACGCTCGTGAGACTAATATATTGGAGAAACTAGGAGATCGAGCTACTGTTGATCAGGCTGTGGATGGGTCTGGATCTGAAACTTCAATTGCAAGTCTCTCAACAGCAAACTCGGCATCCACTAACATCAGTGAAACGGATGAAGTGTGGCATTACCGTGACCCTACTGGTAAAATGCAAGGATCATTTTCAATGATACAGTTGAGGAAATGGAGTAAATTGGGGCTTTTCCCACTTGATATGAGGATATGGACAAATGATGAGTATGATGACTCGGTACTTTTGACTGATGCACTAAATGGGCTGCTTCACAAAGCCCCTCTGGTTCATGGAAAGACATCAAGCCGGTCTCAGGAGCTTGGAGCTGCCTCTGCTGACGGAAATGTTGCTGAACGGTGTGGACGTTCTACTGGAACAGGGAGAGAATGCAGAGAAATGGAGGTACCTTGCCACCGTGCAAGTAAAGACTCAAATGGCAATGCTGAGAATGCGAGGATAGATGGGTTGTCTGTTCCATTTCcaaaatttttggacttgatGAATGGAAGTAATGTTTATTCAGACAAACTCCAACTGTGTAGCCCAGTTCCTTCGTCCCGTCACGGGGAGGTGCATGTAGCTCTTCCAAGTAAGGAAAGAGGTCTTGAAAATGTGGAGCTTCACTCTGCCAAAGGTCAAGTAATTCAGGATTCCTGTGGAAGCAAAATGTGCCAGATTACTGATAGTTACAACCGTAAAACCCAATCTAACAACCAGAGTTATGTAGGACAGTCTTCTGGACAGAATTGGGGGTCATCAACCAGTTGTAGAAGTTCAAATAACTTGGACACTGGTTTTGTTTCAGGTACCaattcaaaaaatttatttgagCAGAAAGGTAATGTGAATCTTCCAGATCGACCAAGTCCTACTTCAAATACAAGCTATGACGATATTGAAGCTCAGGCTGCTGAAAAGCTGCTTTCTTTGAGTTCAGGTGTTCCTCTTCGTGCTTCAGATATACATGATTGGTCCACCTCTACTCTGAAGTCCTATGGTGAAGCTAAAGCTGGACGGGTAGCTGAAAACAAAGCATCTGCTCCTTCTAAGCTCTCTGTGCAGGATTCAGGCCCTAGCTGGAGCAGTGGTTCTAGTCTAGCTGATGAACGCGATGGAAATACTCCAACTGCAGAACCATCTGCTGAAGAATGGGATTCCGGTCTTGTTTCCGTTTCTTCGCTAAAGCCAGCTGAAGCAGTGAGTGATCATGTTGCCACGCCCACTCCTGTCGCAGATCAACTTAATTATACCTCCCCATCTCTCCAGGTGTCAAACTTATCCAATTGGCAGGCAGCTGTTAATGAGCCTATTGAGTTCAGCACTTTGGCTGAAGAGTCGGTGTCAGATCTATTGGCTGAAGTTGATGCAATGGAATCTCAAACTCAAAGTGGTATGGGTTCGCCTACGTCAGCAATGAGGTTTAGTGAGCAGATGATACCAGGTTACAAAAACTTTATTCTAGCTCTCTTTGAGGACCTGAGTCCTACGCCTGATCCTGCAAAAAGTGATGGCTTGAGCTCAAATGGAGATATAAAGTTGCCTTGTCAATCACCTGTGACAGATGAGCTAGTTGGGGCATCTCAAGGTGATGCCTTTGAACCTTTAAAGAGGTCTGATGGGAATTCATCTAATGAGCAGCGAAACAGAAACTAA
- the LOC107806409 gene encoding uncharacterized protein LOC107806409 isoform X2 — translation MAESQPIGAPVALPGDTVLVTVNDTPIPVTMEVSTSATIGSEKRKRGRPPRGQARKPPPLKIQRVEEEEEEDVCFICFDGGSLVLCDRKGCPKAYHPACIKRDEAFFSSNAKWFCGWHICSVCQKASHYLCYTCTYSLCKGCIKNADYFCVRRNKGFCSMCMRTIMLIENKDQGNNGTVQVDFDDKGSWEYLFKLYWVYLKEKLSLTLSELTQAKNPWKESDRIHGELKYSHHVTNVKEQGSTIAQGQIREKQEAHGTNIFEKLGNRVAVDQAVKEQGSIMAQCEMSEKTDARETNILEKLGDRATVDQAVDGSGSETSIASLSTANSASTNISETDEVWHYRDPTGKMQGSFSMIQLRKWSKLGLFPLDMRIWTNDEYDDSVLLTDALNGLLHKAPLVHGKTSSRSQELGAASADGNVAERCGRSTGTGRECREMEVPCHRASKDSNGNAENARIDGLSVPFPKFLDLMNGSNVYSDKLQLCSPVPSSRHGEVHVALPSKERGLENVELHSAKGQVIQDSCGSKMCQITDSYNRKTQSNNQSYVGQSSGQNWGSSTSCRSSNNLDTGFVSGTNSKNLFEQKGVPLRASDIHDWSTSTLKSYGEAKAGRVAENKASAPSKLSVQDSGPSWSSGSSLADERDGNTPTAEPSAEEWDSGLVSVSSLKPAEAVSDHVATPTPVADQLNYTSPSLQVSNLSNWQAAVNEPIEFSTLAEESVSDLLAEVDAMESQTQSGMGSPTSAMRFSEQMIPGYKNFILALFEDLSPTPDPAKSDGLSSNGDIKLPCQSPVTDELVGASQGDAFEPLKRSDGNSSNEQRNRN, via the exons ATGGCCGAATCTCAGCCGATCGGAGCTCCGGTAGCCCTCCCCGGAGATACGGTGCTCGTTACTGTTAACGATACTCCGATTCCGGTGACTATGGAGGTTAGCACTTCAGCGACGATCGGCTCGGAGAAGCGGAAGCGAGGGCGGCCGCCACGTGGACAAGCAAGGAAGCCACCGCCGCTGAAGATTCAGCGagtggaggaggaagaagaagaagatgtttGCTTTATATGTTTCGATGGTGGTTCACtcgtgttatgcgatcgcaa GGGTTGTCCGAAGGCATACCATCCAGCTTGTATTAAGCGGGACGAGGCATTTTTCAGCTCCAATGCTAAATGGTTCTGTG GTTGGCATATTTGTAGTGTGTGTCAAAAGGCTTCACACTATTTGTGCTATACTTGTACATATTCATTGTGCAAGGGATGTATAAAAAATGCTGATTACTTCTGTGTTCGACGAAACAAAGGATTTTGCTCAATGTGCATGCGAACTATCATGCTGATTGAGAATAAAGACCAAGGAAACAACGGAACG GTTCAAGTAGATTTTGATGACAAAGGAAGCTGGGAGTATCTATTCAAGTTGTATTGGGTATACTTGAAAGAAAAGCTATCACTAACACTAAGTGAACTTACTCAAGCTAAAAATCCCTGGAAGGAATCAGATAGGATACATGGGGAGCTGAAATATAGTCATCATGTTACAAATG TTAAAGAACAGGGATCTACCATTGCTCAGGGCCAAATTAGGGAGAAACAAGAGGCTCATGGAACTAATATATTTGAGAAGCTAGGAAATCGAGTTGCGGTTGATCAGGCAGTTAAAGAACAGGGATCTATAATGGCTCAGTGCGAAATGAGTGAGAAAACAGACGCTCGTGAGACTAATATATTGGAGAAACTAGGAGATCGAGCTACTGTTGATCAGGCTGTGGATGGGTCTGGATCTGAAACTTCAATTGCAAGTCTCTCAACAGCAAACTCGGCATCCACTAACATCAGTGAAACGGATGAAGTGTGGCATTACCGTGACCCTACTGGTAAAATGCAAGGATCATTTTCAATGATACAGTTGAGGAAATGGAGTAAATTGGGGCTTTTCCCACTTGATATGAGGATATGGACAAATGATGAGTATGATGACTCGGTACTTTTGACTGATGCACTAAATGGGCTGCTTCACAAAGCCCCTCTGGTTCATGGAAAGACATCAAGCCGGTCTCAGGAGCTTGGAGCTGCCTCTGCTGACGGAAATGTTGCTGAACGGTGTGGACGTTCTACTGGAACAGGGAGAGAATGCAGAGAAATGGAGGTACCTTGCCACCGTGCAAGTAAAGACTCAAATGGCAATGCTGAGAATGCGAGGATAGATGGGTTGTCTGTTCCATTTCcaaaatttttggacttgatGAATGGAAGTAATGTTTATTCAGACAAACTCCAACTGTGTAGCCCAGTTCCTTCGTCCCGTCACGGGGAGGTGCATGTAGCTCTTCCAAGTAAGGAAAGAGGTCTTGAAAATGTGGAGCTTCACTCTGCCAAAGGTCAAGTAATTCAGGATTCCTGTGGAAGCAAAATGTGCCAGATTACTGATAGTTACAACCGTAAAACCCAATCTAACAACCAGAGTTATGTAGGACAGTCTTCTGGACAGAATTGGGGGTCATCAACCAGTTGTAGAAGTTCAAATAACTTGGACACTGGTTTTGTTTCAGGTACCaattcaaaaaatttatttgagCAGAAAG GTGTTCCTCTTCGTGCTTCAGATATACATGATTGGTCCACCTCTACTCTGAAGTCCTATGGTGAAGCTAAAGCTGGACGGGTAGCTGAAAACAAAGCATCTGCTCCTTCTAAGCTCTCTGTGCAGGATTCAGGCCCTAGCTGGAGCAGTGGTTCTAGTCTAGCTGATGAACGCGATGGAAATACTCCAACTGCAGAACCATCTGCTGAAGAATGGGATTCCGGTCTTGTTTCCGTTTCTTCGCTAAAGCCAGCTGAAGCAGTGAGTGATCATGTTGCCACGCCCACTCCTGTCGCAGATCAACTTAATTATACCTCCCCATCTCTCCAGGTGTCAAACTTATCCAATTGGCAGGCAGCTGTTAATGAGCCTATTGAGTTCAGCACTTTGGCTGAAGAGTCGGTGTCAGATCTATTGGCTGAAGTTGATGCAATGGAATCTCAAACTCAAAGTGGTATGGGTTCGCCTACGTCAGCAATGAGGTTTAGTGAGCAGATGATACCAGGTTACAAAAACTTTATTCTAGCTCTCTTTGAGGACCTGAGTCCTACGCCTGATCCTGCAAAAAGTGATGGCTTGAGCTCAAATGGAGATATAAAGTTGCCTTGTCAATCACCTGTGACAGATGAGCTAGTTGGGGCATCTCAAGGTGATGCCTTTGAACCTTTAAAGAGGTCTGATGGGAATTCATCTAATGAGCAGCGAAACAGAAACTAA